The following are from one region of the Theropithecus gelada isolate Dixy chromosome 6, Tgel_1.0, whole genome shotgun sequence genome:
- the PDLIM7 gene encoding PDZ and LIM domain protein 7 isoform X4 gives MLATHLFSPLLSGAGIMDSFKVVLEGPAPWGFRLQGGKDFNVPLSISRLTPGGKAAQAGVAVGDWVLSIDGENAGSLTHIEAQNKIRACGERLSLGLSRAQPVQSKPQKASVPAADPPRYTFAPSVSLNKTARPFGAPPPADSALQQNGQPLRPLVPDASKQRLMENTEDWRPRPGTGQSRSFRILAHLTGTEFMQDPDEEHLKKSREKYVLELQSPRYTRLRDWHHQRSAHVLNVQS, from the exons ATGCTGGCCACtcacctcttctctcctctcctctcaggAGCCGGCATCATGGATTCCTTCAAGGTAGTGCTGGAGGGGCCAGCACCTTGGGGCTTCCGGCTGCAAGGGGGCAAGGACTTCAATGTGCCCCTCTCCATTTCCCGG CTCACTCCTGGAGGCAAAGCGGCGCAGGCTGGAGTGGCCGTCGGTGACTGGGTGCTGAGCATCGATGGCGAGAACGCAGGGAGCCTCACACACATCGAAGCTCAGAATAAGATCCGGGCCTGCGGGGAGCGCCTCAGCCTGGGCCTCAGCAG GGCCCAGCCAGTTCAGAGCAAACCACAGAAG GCCTCCGTCCCCGCCGCGGACCCCCCGCGGTACACCTTTGCACCCAGCGTCTCCCTCAACAAGACGGCCCGGCCCTTCGGGGCGCCCCCGCCCGCTGACAGCGCCCTGCAGCAGAATGG ACAGCCGCTCCGACCGCTGGTCCCAGACGCCAGCAAGCAGCGGCTGATGGAGAACACAGAGGACTGGCGGCCACGGCCAGGGACAGGCCAGTCGCGTTCCTTTCGCATCCTTGCCCACCTCACAGGCACCGAGTTCA TGCAAGACCCGGATGAGGAGCACCTGAAAAAATCAAG GGAAAAGTATGTCCTGGAGCTGCAGAGCCCACGCTACACCCGCCTCCGGGACTGGCACCACCAGCGCTCTGCCCACGTGCTCAACGTGCAGTCGTAG
- the PDLIM7 gene encoding PDZ and LIM domain protein 7 isoform X5 has translation MDSFKVVLEGPAPWGFRLQGGKDFNVPLSISRLTPGGKAAQAGVAVGDWVLSIDGENAGSLTHIEAQNKIRACGERLSLGLSRAQPVQSKPQKASVPAADPPRYTFAPSVSLNKTARPFGAPPPADSALQQNGQPLRPLVPDASKQRLMENTEDWRPRPGTGQSRSFRILAHLTGTEFMQDPDEEHLKKSREKYVLELQSPRYTRLRDWHHQRSAHVLNVQS, from the exons ATGGATTCCTTCAAGGTAGTGCTGGAGGGGCCAGCACCTTGGGGCTTCCGGCTGCAAGGGGGCAAGGACTTCAATGTGCCCCTCTCCATTTCCCGG CTCACTCCTGGAGGCAAAGCGGCGCAGGCTGGAGTGGCCGTCGGTGACTGGGTGCTGAGCATCGATGGCGAGAACGCAGGGAGCCTCACACACATCGAAGCTCAGAATAAGATCCGGGCCTGCGGGGAGCGCCTCAGCCTGGGCCTCAGCAG GGCCCAGCCAGTTCAGAGCAAACCACAGAAG GCCTCCGTCCCCGCCGCGGACCCCCCGCGGTACACCTTTGCACCCAGCGTCTCCCTCAACAAGACGGCCCGGCCCTTCGGGGCGCCCCCGCCCGCTGACAGCGCCCTGCAGCAGAATGG ACAGCCGCTCCGACCGCTGGTCCCAGACGCCAGCAAGCAGCGGCTGATGGAGAACACAGAGGACTGGCGGCCACGGCCAGGGACAGGCCAGTCGCGTTCCTTTCGCATCCTTGCCCACCTCACAGGCACCGAGTTCA TGCAAGACCCGGATGAGGAGCACCTGAAAAAATCAAG GGAAAAGTATGTCCTGGAGCTGCAGAGCCCACGCTACACCCGCCTCCGGGACTGGCACCACCAGCGCTCTGCCCACGTGCTCAACGTGCAGTCGTAG